A DNA window from Amycolatopsis sp. DSM 110486 contains the following coding sequences:
- the trxA gene encoding thioredoxin — MGNNTVKVTDKSFVDDVLTSEKPVLVDFWATWCGPCKMVAPVLEEIAAENGEKLTVAKLDIDENPKTARDYHVMSIPTLILFQGGKPVKQIVGAKPKAALLSDLKDVL; from the coding sequence ATGGGCAACAACACCGTGAAGGTGACCGACAAGTCGTTCGTGGACGACGTTCTGACCAGCGAAAAGCCGGTCCTGGTCGACTTCTGGGCGACCTGGTGCGGGCCTTGTAAGATGGTCGCCCCGGTGCTCGAGGAGATCGCGGCCGAGAACGGCGAGAAGCTGACCGTCGCGAAGCTCGACATCGACGAAAACCCGAAGACGGCGCGTGACTACCATGTGATGTCCATCCCGACGCTGATCCTGTTCCAGGGTGGCAAGCCGGTGAAGCAGATCGTCGGCGCGAAGCCAAAGGCAGCTCTGCTGTCGGATCTGAAGGACGTGCTCTGA
- a CDS encoding MFS transporter translates to MTDAEGETPGRHARLVRVVSTSSCAAAVPIQPAAARAAVTIAEPRSKRGWAAVGAIALGAFIVVMTETMPVGLLPRIADGLHVSLGLAGLMVLVPGFSAAVSAPLFFLSSGRFDRRSVILVLGLTVLVSNAIVAVAPNFVVVLIARMFFGATLGAFWTVVSPVGPKLVGPAGGTRAITIIAAGISGGTVVGLPAGQFLGNLVGWRLTFATAAAATLLVVVAQRFVLPGIPPDGRTHLRDLVGVVTQRAVRFGMAAGALVFIGQFTAWTYITPFLMDHTHLSSGVISLLYVIYGCGGIVGSLVAGSLFKRGVIGSFAGAATVVAALLIALANAGTLPWLAGLLFVMWGLFWGIVNPGTLVWMLDAAPETPEAASAVNVTNLQIALAVGSGVGAILVSSTTLQTVFLTAGLIVLASAVLAAVAARFLTLARRE, encoded by the coding sequence ATGACGGATGCCGAAGGGGAGACGCCGGGGCGTCACGCAAGGCTCGTGCGTGTGGTCTCGACATCGTCGTGCGCCGCGGCCGTCCCGATTCAGCCTGCGGCCGCGCGCGCTGCCGTCACTATTGCAGAGCCAAGGAGCAAGCGAGGCTGGGCCGCAGTCGGCGCCATTGCGCTCGGCGCGTTCATAGTCGTGATGACGGAAACGATGCCGGTGGGGCTGCTGCCGCGGATCGCCGACGGATTACATGTTTCACTGGGCCTTGCGGGGTTGATGGTGCTCGTGCCGGGTTTCAGCGCCGCAGTGTCGGCGCCGCTGTTCTTCCTCAGCTCCGGCCGATTTGACCGGCGCTCGGTCATCCTCGTCCTAGGTTTGACGGTGCTGGTGTCGAACGCCATCGTCGCGGTGGCACCGAACTTCGTCGTGGTGCTGATAGCCCGCATGTTCTTTGGTGCCACCCTCGGAGCCTTCTGGACCGTGGTCTCACCGGTCGGCCCCAAGCTGGTAGGCCCCGCCGGCGGCACTCGCGCCATCACCATTATCGCGGCAGGTATTTCCGGTGGGACAGTGGTGGGGCTGCCGGCGGGACAGTTCCTCGGCAACCTCGTGGGCTGGCGTCTCACTTTCGCCACCGCCGCGGCGGCGACACTGCTGGTCGTGGTCGCGCAGAGGTTCGTCCTGCCGGGTATTCCGCCGGACGGGCGCACGCACCTGCGTGATCTTGTGGGAGTCGTGACGCAGCGCGCCGTCCGGTTCGGGATGGCGGCGGGCGCATTGGTGTTCATCGGACAGTTCACCGCCTGGACCTACATCACCCCGTTCCTGATGGACCACACGCATCTGTCCAGCGGTGTGATCTCGCTGCTGTACGTCATCTACGGCTGCGGTGGCATCGTCGGCTCACTCGTCGCCGGATCGCTGTTCAAGCGTGGAGTGATCGGCAGCTTCGCCGGGGCGGCGACGGTCGTGGCCGCATTGCTGATCGCGCTGGCGAACGCGGGCACCTTACCCTGGCTGGCCGGCCTGTTGTTCGTGATGTGGGGCCTGTTCTGGGGAATTGTGAACCCGGGAACGCTGGTCTGGATGCTCGACGCTGCCCCGGAAACCCCGGAGGCCGCGTCGGCGGTGAATGTGACGAACCTTCAGATAGCCCTGGCGGTGGGATCCGGTGTCGGCGCGATCCTCGTTTCATCGACAACCCTGCAGACGGTGTTCCTCACGGCCGGTTTGATCGTCCTTGCCTCCGCCGTGCTCGCCGCCGTGGCGGCACGGTTCCTGACACTCGCCCGGAGGGAATGA
- a CDS encoding aldo/keto reductase, protein MTSVPVTKLNNGVEMPQLGFGVFQVPPAETKAAVKTALDAGYRSIDTATAYGNEAAVGEALAESGIAADELFITTKLWNSDQGYDQTLRAFDSSISDLGLDQLDLYLIHWPLPARDKYIATWKALEKLYADGRVRAIGVSNFQPAHLRRVLDEGAVVPAVNQIELSPYLVQQELRAFHAEHGIATEAWSPLAKGGDLLAESVVTDVAARHRRTPAQVVLRWHLQLGNVVIPKSVTPSRVAENFDVFGFTLTDDDLAALSALDRDGRTGPDPDTFDLA, encoded by the coding sequence TTGACCAGCGTTCCTGTCACCAAGTTGAACAACGGCGTCGAGATGCCACAGCTCGGCTTCGGCGTCTTCCAGGTGCCGCCCGCCGAGACGAAGGCCGCGGTGAAAACCGCACTCGACGCCGGCTACCGCAGCATCGACACCGCCACCGCGTACGGCAACGAAGCGGCCGTCGGCGAGGCGCTCGCCGAGTCGGGCATCGCGGCCGACGAGCTGTTCATCACCACCAAGCTGTGGAACAGCGACCAGGGCTACGACCAGACGCTGCGCGCGTTCGACTCCAGCATCTCCGACCTCGGGCTCGATCAGCTCGACCTCTACCTCATCCACTGGCCGCTGCCCGCGCGCGACAAGTACATCGCCACCTGGAAAGCACTGGAGAAGCTCTACGCCGACGGCCGCGTCCGAGCCATCGGCGTCTCCAACTTCCAGCCGGCGCACCTGCGCCGCGTGCTCGACGAGGGCGCCGTGGTGCCGGCCGTGAACCAGATCGAGCTGTCGCCGTACCTCGTCCAGCAGGAACTGCGCGCCTTCCACGCCGAGCACGGCATCGCCACCGAAGCCTGGAGCCCGCTCGCCAAGGGCGGCGACCTGCTGGCCGAATCCGTCGTCACCGACGTGGCCGCACGGCACAGGCGCACGCCCGCCCAGGTGGTGCTGCGGTGGCACCTGCAGCTGGGCAACGTGGTCATCCCGAAGTCCGTCACACCCTCGCGCGTGGCCGAGAACTTCGACGTCTTCGGCTTCACCCTCACCGACGACGACCTCGCCGCCCTCTCGGCCCTCGACCGCGACGGGCGCACCGGCCCAGACCCCGACACCTTCGACCTCGCCTGA
- a CDS encoding ABATE domain-containing protein produces the protein MRTSGRGRGMVGARCRRRPAVRADDRLTPTRRPAQRRESYGEIEHATALRRQGFARSECSESPSKPTAVAVEGGDVTAVLTVEHSDHGVARGAVTRRERVVGQEPPVDLMNTVWGSGKGTEDALATADGAREWIREIVPRLEQRPRSLDHWLPCASPLSVKETAFDLRRLRDALRRLAADATVDERPAGVVSDLPGRQAAVDTLNTTAARAAASSALVWPGAGVPTIALQGDLPGGIAVSSLVALQAVRLFGGEERKRLRACLAPSCANYYLSGHGRRRWCSQACGNRGRVARFNNKQSSNVIG, from the coding sequence ATGAGGACATCAGGGCGAGGCCGGGGAATGGTCGGCGCCCGGTGTCGGCGTCGGCCGGCGGTAAGAGCCGACGATCGGCTGACGCCGACAAGAAGACCAGCGCAGAGGAGAGAGTCGTATGGCGAAATCGAACACGCGACTGCGCTCCGCCGGCAAGGCTTTGCTCGCAGCGAGTGCAGCGAGTCTCCGTCAAAACCCACTGCTGTCGCGGTGGAAGGTGGAGACGTCACAGCTGTTCTCACGGTCGAACACTCCGACCACGGCGTTGCGCGGGGCGCTGTGACGCGCCGCGAACGGGTCGTGGGCCAGGAGCCGCCGGTCGACTTGATGAACACCGTGTGGGGGAGCGGCAAGGGTACCGAGGACGCGCTCGCGACCGCGGACGGTGCACGCGAGTGGATTCGTGAGATCGTTCCCCGTCTTGAGCAACGTCCGAGGTCTCTCGACCACTGGTTGCCTTGCGCAAGCCCGTTGAGCGTGAAGGAGACGGCATTCGACCTGCGTCGGCTCCGCGATGCGCTGAGACGGCTCGCTGCCGACGCAACAGTGGACGAGCGACCGGCCGGGGTGGTGTCCGACTTGCCTGGCCGCCAGGCCGCGGTGGACACGCTCAACACCACCGCGGCCCGTGCGGCTGCGTCGTCCGCCCTCGTGTGGCCCGGTGCGGGCGTGCCGACGATCGCGCTCCAGGGCGACCTGCCCGGCGGCATCGCCGTGAGTTCGCTCGTGGCGCTCCAAGCCGTGCGGCTTTTCGGCGGCGAAGAGCGGAAGCGCCTGCGGGCCTGCCTCGCACCGAGCTGCGCGAACTACTACCTGTCCGGCCACGGACGGCGAAGGTGGTGCTCGCAGGCTTGTGGAAACAGGGGGCGCGTCGCGCGGTTCAACAACAAGCAGTCGTCGAACGTGATCGGCTGA